aggagaggaaaggaagagtGAAGGTATTGACTAAGCGGCAATGGGAACGCGGGAACGGGAAGAGGGATGGATTCCTTATTTTATACTCTTATTTTATACTCTTATTTTATACTCTTATTTTATActcttattttattcattGTTAAATTGCACGCTTTTTGGAGATTACTACTTTGCCCATGTCCGGTAGATGCAAcacatataatataatacaatatatacataacaCATACATAATTACTAACTCCAATCAACCCGGCATGCAAATTCCCGAAGTTCAAACAttcacacacatatatataatatacgaCAACCGCATACGAtacctctcatctcatctcaatcttatAATGTCAACTCAGCCACCTCTAGTTCATCACGCTCATTACTCTCATCACTCACTCTAATATGCGGAATTGACGGGGATTTCTTGGGGAGAATGGGACAAATGGGTTTCTCTTGGAGGAACGTACGCTCATCCAGGTGGAAGGGAGCTTCAGACACTTGGTGTAAGTAAGTGGTATCGATCAGAGAGCTTATTAGAGCAAACTGGAAACTGGAGACTGGAAACTGGAGACTGGAAACTAGAGACTAGAAACTAGAGACTGGAAATCAGAGGACTGGAAACTAGAAACTGGAATgagtgaatggatgaatgaacgGGAGCGATGGATCAAACAAATCACAACTGACTGTCCTTGTTCTGATTCTTATTCACAATACCGATACTCACAGTCCTATGAAACTCACCCTCatcctcaccctcaccctcattCGTACCTACTCGTACTCGTACAAATTTACCTATTCTGCTCTGTGtacctatgtatgtatgattcTCAATACGAGGCTTCTCTACATTATCTGCATGGCCTACATAAAAGTAACGGCCTAGCACGCATTTCCAAGCTCCAAGGCCTGGCAACCAAATCCATTGATTGGGTATCAGACCCTTCATTCCTCCCTTTAATAACAATTCTTACTCGTCACCACCTGGGCACATCTTACATATTACACACATATTACCACCCAGAgcgagagaggagagaagagcgaGAAGacgaaggaggaagaagagaagacagaaagaaagaaagaaaaatcaaaaaatcccGTTGGAACATTACATTCACTTGATTCATCCCGAAAACCTTGCTACACGTTGAAACTCTATTATCTTTCACCTCACTCGTTCGCTCAAtaaaaattcttcttcttcctcttattattattgttgttattattatcttattattacctgacctcactcactcacactACCCTACTTATTACTACTACCACCTTGACTCTCACTATTACGAAAACTAcgcctccacctccatccTCCTCCGCCTCTCCTCcatttcattttcctcttttttaaCCTTTTcatcaaccaccaccaccaccactaccCACTCTCCTCAATTCTGCCTCCTCAATTCCCACATCGACGACCACCAACAGACCAGGCCCTTAAACCTAGTCGTCGACCTCCTCTCGTtacttctctcttcttcgacAAACAACTCGTCGTCATTTGCATCTCTTGTCGCAGAGACACACTTTCCCTCGTTTACCAACCAAAATCCCTCGTGAGCTGGATCTACGAAATTACTTACGGTCGCTAATCATTCCAAGTCTGTCAACGATTCAATAATCGAATCTTTGTCGGCCTTTTTGgagtattgaagaaagaaaacactAACGAATCCATTCCTCAATCACTTATTGCGATACCCACCAACACGATCCATCGCTCGAACTCTCCCATCGAAAGCAGGCCATATACAAAGGGGTTCGCGATTGAGGGAATATTGAAGGACGGAAATACATTTCATTACTTAGTACCACGCTTCCTCTTCGCACAATAAAAAGGCTTCGGGTGTCACggaattctttcttcttacATTAAAGCCGTCCAAGGCTCCTTTTAATATTGCGATTCTTCAACATGCGACCGACATTCCCATCATCACCATGGGTCTTGTTGACTTCATTTCTCACCCTCTTGTCTTTCGCATCGGCATCCACTCGATTAATTGAATCCAAGTCCCTGAACGCGTGTCAGGACAACTCGAGTTTCACGGCAACATTGTTCGATGTCGTCTTCACACCTGGCAATTTAACCTTCACATTCGATGTGGTTGGTGTTTCTTCGATTCAAGGAAATGTCACTTTCGATGTTGAAGTGACGGCTTACGGATATCCCATCATAAATAAGGTCATCGATCCATGTTCTTCTGGATTCTCTGGTCTCTGCCCAATGAGTACGGGtcaaattgatattcaatctAACATTGTCGTCCCTCAATCTACCGTTGATAGTATTCCATCAATCGCATATGGAGTCCCGGACTTAGATGCTAATGTTAAAGTTATTATCAATGGTACGGCGAACCCAGATGTGAGTTTGGCATGTGTCGAAGCTCAATTATCCAATGGACAAACAGTCGATCAAAAGGGTGTAGGATGGGCAACTGCTGTTATCGCGGGATTGGCCTTGGTCGCTTCTGCTGTAACATCGGGATTGGGTCATTCAAATACTGCTGCTCATGTGGCATCCAACGCCTTGTCACTCTTTGGATACTTCCAAGCCCAAGCTATGATCGGACTCACTTCTGTTCCTCTTCCACCTATTGTTCAATCATGGACTCAAAACTTTGATTGGAGTATGGGTATCATTGAGGTTGATTTTATGCAAAGCATTGCAACTTGGTATCAAAAGTCTACTGGTGGAACTCCAGCCACACTCTTGAACACTTTAACCACCACCTCCGTTCAAGTCGAGAAACGTTCTATTGGAAAAAGATCGGTCGAACACACCATTAAACTTCTTACTCGAGCACACGAAGTCTTGACAAAACGAGCCGATACCACGACAACCACCGGTTCGTATCTTGTCAAAGGTATCAAGAGAGTAGCATTCCGTGCCGGTATCGAATCTACGAATTTATTCTTGACTGGTCTTGCTTTCTTCTGTATCTTCATTGTTTTCACCATTTTATTTGTTGCACTGTTCAAGGGATTCTGTGAACTTGCCGTTAGAATGAAGTGGATGAAATCTGACAAATTTCTGGATTTCCGCAATGGATGGTTTACTGTTTTAAAGGGTATCATGTTCCGCATGGTCCTGATTGGGTACCCTCAGATGACCATTTTATGTCTTTGGGAATTCACCCAAAATGATTCGCCCGCAGAAATCGTGTTggccattttctttttcttcggtATGACAGGTACTCTCGCGTGGGCAGCTATGAAAGTTGTTCGAATCGCCAAACGATCAGTTTTGATGCACAAGAACCCAGCTTACATTCTCTACTCGGATCCTTCCGCTCTCAACAAATGGGGCTTCCTTTACGTCCAATTCAGAGCAACGGCTTATTATTTCATCCTTCCAACATTGATTTACATTTTGATCAAGGGAATGTTTATCGCATTTGGACAAAACGCATCTACCGTTCAAGCTATTGctcttcttttgattgaagcAGCGGCTTTGATTGGAGCTAGTGTTATTCGACCATGGATGGACCGAAGTAccaattctttcaatatcgCCATTTGTGCCATCAACTTTTTAAACACTATTTTCCTTTTGGTTTTCACGGATGTTTTCAATCAACCAGGTATCGTCACCGGTGTTATGGGggttatcttcttcatcatcaacgCAGTCTTTTCCTTAGTTCTTCTCATTCTTGTTTTACTTGCTACCATCTATGCTTTTGTTCGCAAGAACCCCGACAGTCGTTACTTGCCAATGACTGATGACCGTGCATCATTCATTAAGTCAAACACTGGCTTGACTACCGAGTTGGATGCTTTGGGAGCTACTGCTAGAGGCGATAAAGCTGGATACAAACACAACCTTGACTTAGATGATGACAATGATTCATGGTCTTCGGATTCCATGCGAAACCCAACAAACATGCCACTTCCACCTTCTACAGCCGGTACAGGAGCATATAGAGATTCCAACCCATCAGTTAGAGAAGCACCTAACTCACCTATCGATCCTTCGGTCCCTCTCTTCCCAGCAACAGGCTCTCGCGGACCACCACCAAATTATCAAGATGGACGACCAAACAGCAATGCTCCTTTGATTTACGGAAATGACAGATCGAACAACGCATCGCCAGCTCCATATAGAGATAACAATCAATCGACATCTAATTTGTCGACGGGATACAGATCACAAAACAGTGGTAGTCCTGCACCAGGGGGGTTCAGACAACCTAATCAGAACCAGAGCAATGCTAGGTAagagttttatattaatgaattccAGATATGGACGTAAGCTAATGAATTTAATAGTCCTTGGCAACGTGGAGCAGGTTATGATCATTAATGAAAGGGCTTCATAAAAAGGcgttgagaattgaaatatattggTTGATAGATGGTAGTTGGGAACGTGTCTCCACGTCAAAACAAACACCATTAAAGAGGAAATCTTATGGGGTTGGAAGGTGTTATTTTGTAATTCTCTTGTTCGATtcgttcttttttttttgcattAGGATCATAAAGTCTTAAGTGACATAGTACTCTTTTTAGAGTGAATTTTCTTTATCTTTGCCTTGCTTTTTTGGTTCAGTCTCGCAATTGGGCTTTTTCTTGTGTTGGGAATGGGATTCGGAGGGAGGTTATTGAATTGGTCTGTTTCATTTGTGCTTGTTGGATGGTGAGGAAGAGGGGACGTGGAGGATGAATGGTGGATATGGGAGAGACAACTATAAAGGTGTGGATTGCAGTGGTGGATATATGTGTGAAGGGATAGACGGACTTGAAGGAGGGGATTAAGTAAAGGAATAGAGTGAAGGCTGGGGAGGAGGcgagagggggagaggggagataGGTGGACGAATCAATAGGTGATGGGAGGATTCGAGATAAGAGGGAGAATAAACAAACCTGtataaaagaatcaaatacacaatacacacACAATTACAATCAACAATCGATTACAGGAAGCATGGCAGTCAGAATGAGGATAAGAATACGAATAAGTAGGTACATGTGAATAACCTACTGTTCTTGATTTTGTGAAAAGGGGAGGGGTTATGGCCGGATTAATAGATCTatagagaagagaagacaaGGGAGGCATAAGGATGTGAAAAGATGATTTTTTGATCTGTAATGCGTGAATTGGATCATTAGGATGTGAGGACATGGAACGTCGAGTCCTAAGTCCACGTGACTTACTCAAAATATCACATCAAGTGTGGATTGAAAATCGACCAATGGATAAGCCCCAATGCAAATTCTTATCTCAACTTCTTAGcgtataaaaataattttcaatcgCTCTCGTCAAGTTTGACTTCGCATCCATATCAATCTCATTGCACGAAATCATAATCGACATTCAAAATGGGTTCCACGACCGATTACCAAAGTGATGtagaggtggaggtggatgaGAATAAGCACTTGACTTTACCCAATGTCGGAGATGCGTCGTCGGTCGAAAAGTTCTCAGAACTTAACCTTTCTGATAAAACCATGAAGGCCCTCGTCGAAGACATGAAATTTGAGACGATGACCGAAATTCAACGAAGAGGTATTCCACCACTCTTGGCAGGAAGAGATGTTCTCGGTGCTGCAAAGACGGGTTCCGGAAAAACATTGTCGTTCTTGATTCCTGCGGTTGAGATGCTACATTCTCTGCGATTCAAACCGAGAAATGGTACCGGTGTTATCGTCGTCTCACCTACGAGAGAATTGGCATTGCAAATTTTCGGTGTCGCTAGAGAAATCATGGCTCATCATTCGCAGACTTATGGTATCGTTATGGGCGGCGCGAATCGAAGAGCAGAGGCGGAGAAATTGGCAAAGGGCGTCAATCTTTTGATTGCTACACCAGGACGACTTCTCGATCATTTACAAAATACACAAGGATTTGTTTTCAAGAACTTGAAGGCGTTGGTTATCGATGAGGCGGATCGAATTCTGGAAGCTGGTTtcgaagatgagatgaagcaAATTGTTAAGGTTTTGCCAAAGGATGATCGTCAAACCATGCTCTTTTCCGCAACGCAAACTACCAAGGTCGAAGATCTCGCAAGAATTTCCCTTCGTCCAGGACCTCTTTACATCAATGTTGATAATAAGAAGGAACACAGCACAGTTGAAGGTCTCGAACAAGGTTACGTCGTATGCGATTCCGATAAACGATTCCTCTtactcttctctttcctcaaGCGCAACCttaagaagaagattattgTCTTTTTCTCCAGTTGCGCTTGTGTTAAATATCATGCCGAACTTCTCAATTATATCGATTTACCAGTTCTCGACTTGCATGGTAAACAGAAGCAACAAAAACGTACAAATACCTTTTTCGAATTCTGCAATGCTAAACAAGGTACACTTATTTGCACAGATGTTGCGGCTAGAGGTCTTGATGTAAGTTTATAACttaatttattatcaatcgACAAAGCtaacttttattcaataGATCCCTGATGTAGACTGGGTAATTCAATTCGATCCTCCTGATGACCCAACAGATTATATCCACCGTGTCGGTCGAACTGCTCGAGGAAGTGACGGAAAGGGACgttcccttctcttccttcaacCATCCGAGGTTGGTTTCCTTACTCATCTCAAGACTGCACGTATCCCCGTtgtcgaattcgaattcCCAGCATCAAAAATCGTCAATATCCAAAGTCAACTCTCGAAATTAATCGCACAAAACTACTATTTAAATAAGAGCGCCAAGGAAGGTTACAAGAGTTATCTTCAAGCTTACGCAAGTCACTCCCTCCGCAGTGTCTTTGACGTTGGAAAGTTAGATTTGATCAAGGTCGCTAAGAGTTTTGGATTCGATGCTCCTCCAAGAGTAGACATAAATATCTCGGCTGGAATGAAGGACACCGCGCCAAAGAAGAGACCTTATGGAAGTCAACCTAAACAAGGAGGTACCTATAAGAAAAGGAAGTTCTAGGCAGTGTGGTGGTATGGAGAAGCTGGTTGCATTAGGGTTCTTGTAGGCAAGGTGTTATTCAGGTGGGAAAATTATGTGGGCTTTGTTTGGGCTTTAAAGGGGGTTTTTTATATCGAATAATTCTtgatacaattttttttttctcaacTCTTGTGATTTGGCCTTTTTTGAGTGTTTCTtgattgatcttgatctAGATTTTTGcgaattggaattggaatcgAGATTTGAATGTGAGGATTGTAAGAATTGTGAATTGTGAAttgagagggagggagggggaaagGGAGATTTGCTTGCTTAGTTGGTTGTGATGTGTGTATGCGATTTGAGTCAATGTGAGATGTCAGAATTGGATATTTGATCTGCTAGATTGGTAGGAACAGCATATATCCTACGGATTGAAAATGCACACACTATCTCTTCACCTTCCCTCCCTCACAAAACTTTCAATCCCccatctccccctcccccaagcacatccttctctttcccctTTTCCCCATCTACACTCCTCATGGCCTCGGCGCCcaccccccctctcccccgactcctcctcctcgcaTCCAAATACACCATAAACTCCCGATAACTCTCCGGCAAAACCTGCACTTCGCCCTCCACCTCAAACGTATAGTTAAACTGTCCTGTCGGTTTCGTCTCCCCATGCTCTACATTCTTCACCTTTGTATCCACGCGGATTTGCACGCGcgtcttcttcccttctcctgTTCCTGTTCCTCTCTCTGCATCTGCCTCCCCGCTCACAAGCGGTCGGTCCCCGTACGCCAGCGTCGCGCTCACGTACAGCACGCTCCCGACCGGCACGGGGTTCTCAAACGTGCTCGGGTCCAGCCCGAGGAATATCGGCCGCGAATGCGATATCGCTGATGCGCAGGTGAAGGCGAGCTCGAAGGTCGATTTCAGCAGGAACCCCCCGAAGATCATGAAGTTGTGTCGGTTGCGGTATTGGGGCTGCATGATTTGCACGGATTGGATCGTGGATGTGGACATGCGGGTGCAGGTtttggggaggagagagggcGTGTTGGGGTCTGGGGTGGGTTAGTCTGTGCGGGGGTGAGAGGTGGTTGGGGAAGAGGTGATTGTGGTatagggggaggggggtcGAAGGAGGGTTCCTTGCTCTTTCATGTGCATCATGAGTGAGCGTGGAGCCGAAAAGGTAACGCGAATGTagattttcctttttcatttccccAACCTACCCGAGAATGCAAACGAGATGGTTTAACCCGGAAGAGAgagcagagaaagaaaaaaagaagaagaagaaaaattcaACGTACCGTGATAATCCAACGTCTTTAACCACAGCCTATGAATCAAATCactctcctcatcatccgGCTCCATACTCCTCAGCCCCCGTCCCAACtccctctttttcttctcgtaGCTCTTCCTGCCCCTCTCAAACcactcctcctccacctccccctcCGGTCGCACCCCCGCAATCCGCACCGCTTTCTTCGTCACCGGATCCAGCGACACCATCGTGAATGCACATTCCATAAACACGTCTTCTTCCCTCCTAGGTTCGTGTTCGCGTCCGGCCGCCGGAACTTTGCATACTTGCAGAGAGACTTCCATGCTAGAGCGGCCGGTGGCAAAGGTGACTTGTCCCGACAATTCCAAATCGCAGATCTCGAGGAGCGGTCGAGAGAGCGTGATGCGGTCGACGGCGGCGGTGACGGTCATGACACGCTCGCCGGTGTGCTTGTAGGAGATTACGCCGGCGAGGGCGTCGAGGTCCTGAGGAGAGTGTTAGCTAGCATTTATCTATACATGTATCTCGAATGTTCTTCTTTGCATTTCTCTGCCATTCCGTCTCCTCGCGCTTCCTGTCTATCACGCACattccccctcctcctcggGGATTCTTCCACCTCGCTCGATGAATAgagattgataataaaagaaacaaagaaaggaagaaagaaagaaaaactcaCCATGAAAATCGCTCCTAGTCTAATATGTCCACTCGCTGTAATATAATTATCCAGAAGCCAGGGATCGCTTGCTAAGGGTAAAATCTACAAAAGCACACGAAGATATCGTTagcatctctttcttttcttttttctttctctcctctttttccacAAATTATCGTGATGgagattctatatttccaGGATCCAAAAGGTATGAATCTCCTCCTCAGATATCAGATATCAAATCGAATATCGAATATCACATGACCTCTCACACACTCCCcctcttcaatcttcctTTTCACCACCAAATCCCCGAATCCGCATACCCCTCACGcaaggaaaacaaaataacacGAAAAACCCACAAGAGAAACTCACCACACGATGATAACTATCACTCATCCTCTTCACTTCCAATCCCTCCCTTCCCAGCACcaccttctccttctccttttccttctccttttccttttccaccCCCTTCTCACCCaccatcctcttctcctcttccctcctAAACGCCTCTATAAACGGCACCCTCGTTCTCATCGCCGTCAACTCTCTATACACCCCATCCGTCGCCCTCACCGCACTCATCGAGAACATTCTCCCATCACCCCTCCCAATCCTCGCCGCACACTCCCGAATCCGCACACCGCGCAATCCGGCCAACCCACGCCGTGAATTTTTTAGAATTGGCATTCTCGTTATACTCGCCATGCTCATCAGCCTCGGAACTCTATACCGTGAATAAAAGCGTGAATATGTATATCCTCTTGCTCTATTCACACAAAGAGAATGATCAGCCAGTAGTGGGTATGTCAATTAACCGGGCATGTATCGTGTgatatcgtatcgtatcgtatggtatcgtatcgtatcgaCTTATCAGATTCTACGAGACAACTATCGATTTCGAACGAGCGACCTCCCTCGTGAATTCAATCTTGCAAACTAAATAGGTTCACGAAGTCGCGAATCTCTCTCCTGTTAATGATACcatacctacatacaatCGGAAGTCCGTAACTCGGTTAACTACTTGCTGGCTCGGAAAATTGCGGGATTGGCTATTGATCTGGCTAGGCTGGGGCGAGCGTAAATGCTTTCCCGGTTATCTGGTCCCCGGGATATGATATGTGGAGTGAGGTGAGGGATAGTGTATATTACCTACTGATAtgtatacctaggtatgtatagggatatctataaatatatgtTCGATATGATGGTATAGATgtattaatgaattaatcaataagtgaatggatgaatgctTAATAAAACCGATTGAGTACCCTGTAtttagagaaagagaaagagagagaagagatagaaTAGATGACGCGTGAAGAGTTACTCGTCATATAGAGTATAGTAACACATATAGTTACACACAGTTTTGTAATTATTCGTTCAATCATTCACACACACTAATTTAGACAGTTATATGTAagtttcattattattctcATTATTCTCATTAATTAGTACATTAAAATGTAGAATGTAAAACGATATAATATACGGATCCCAATTTGAGATCTTCGTATTactaaattatatattcgtCGAATGTTAGTcagttggttggttggtatAAATGTCTTCACCATTATCCAATCCGTACTCGCATGCTAACTCAAATGCTTCCCAAATCCACCCCCCTAATAATCCTGCCAATTCCCTCTCCACGGTTCACTCTCCGCCTTCTTATTCTGACCATGCAAATACCTCGCACTCAACTCCTCCTCGTCAACCCCACAATGCATTTCGCCATCTCTGCCTTTAAACCAACCCAGCCCGTATTTCTTACCAATCCCCACCAATCT
The nucleotide sequence above comes from Botrytis cinerea B05.10 chromosome 14, complete sequence. Encoded proteins:
- the Bchas1 gene encoding Bchas1, whose amino-acid sequence is MGSTTDYQSDVEVEVDENKHLTLPNVGDASSVEKFSELNLSDKTMKALVEDMKFETMTEIQRRGIPPLLAGRDVLGAAKTGSGKTLSFLIPAVEMLHSLRFKPRNGTGVIVVSPTRELALQIFGVAREIMAHHSQTYGIVMGGANRRAEAEKLAKGVNLLIATPGRLLDHLQNTQGFVFKNLKALVIDEADRILEAGFEDEMKQIVKVLPKDDRQTMLFSATQTTKVEDLARISLRPGPLYINVDNKKEHSTVEGLEQGYVVCDSDKRFLLLFSFLKRNLKKKIIVFFSSCACVKYHAELLNYIDLPVLDLHGKQKQQKRTNTFFEFCNAKQGTLICTDVAARGLDIPDVDWVIQFDPPDDPTDYIHRVGRTARGSDGKGRSLLFLQPSEVGFLTHLKTARIPVVEFEFPASKIVNIQSQLSKLIAQNYYLNKSAKEGYKSYLQAYASHSLRSVFDVGKLDLIKVAKSFGFDAPPRVDINISAGMKDTAPKKRPYGSQPKQGGTYKKRKF